The Bubalus bubalis isolate 160015118507 breed Murrah chromosome 18, NDDB_SH_1, whole genome shotgun sequence genome contains a region encoding:
- the LOC102411304 gene encoding uncharacterized protein LOC102411304 isoform X2 produces the protein MLSLRCRRSPARAARSAVQPCWAGCALRIAMSPGVPLLFGLVFCRDQGIWAQTGSTDNETKSQPDFNSSNPAMDFSEENPDSVSVHLPLEEDRQRDMQADSFTTASSGKPQFSFWSSPKTQEYRSLVSRQEILGYERWNISCHISEQRISQSRAMTATMAAELVSPEGAQEGKNTAI, from the exons ATGCTGTCTCTCCGCTGCAGGAGGTCTCCAGCCCGGGCGGCGCGGTCCGCGGTGCAGCCGTGCTGGGCGGGCTGCGCGCTGCGCATCGCCATGTCCCCGGGCGTCCCTCTTCTGTTCGGGCTCG TGTTTTGCCGGGACCAAGGGATTTGGGCACAGACTG GTTCCACTGATAATGAGACCAAGAGCCAACCAGATTTTAACAG CTCCAACCCTGCCATGGACTTCTCAGAAGAAAATCCGG ATAGTGTCTCGGTGCACCTCCCACTGGAGGAGGACAGGCAGAGGGACATGCAG gcagattcttttaccactgcttcatctgggaagccccagttctcATTTTGGAGCTCCCCGAAGACTCAAGAATACAGAAGCCTTGTCAGTCGTCAAGAAATTCTGGGATATGAGAGATGGaacatttcctgccatatcagtgaACAAAGGATATCACAGTCACGAGCAATGACGGCCACCATGGCTgctgagctggtgagccctgagggcgctcaggaaggaaagaacacggccatctag
- the LOC102411304 gene encoding uncharacterized protein LOC102411304 isoform X1, whose translation MLSLRCRRSPARAARSAVQPCWAGCALRIAMSPGVPLLFGLVFCRDQGIWAQTDLPEVYQNPLEERSLAVVSGTSAIGLLPLLFLLLFFLCLCCCGGQQGSTDNETKSQPDFNSSNPAMDFSEENPDSVSVHLPLEEDRQRDMQADSFTTASSGKPQFSFWSSPKTQEYRSLVSRQEILGYERWNISCHISEQRISQSRAMTATMAAELVSPEGAQEGKNTAI comes from the exons ATGCTGTCTCTCCGCTGCAGGAGGTCTCCAGCCCGGGCGGCGCGGTCCGCGGTGCAGCCGTGCTGGGCGGGCTGCGCGCTGCGCATCGCCATGTCCCCGGGCGTCCCTCTTCTGTTCGGGCTCG TGTTTTGCCGGGACCAAGGGATTTGGGCACAGACTG ACCTACCTGAAGTCTACCAAAACCCTCTTGAAGAAAGATCCCTTGCCGTCGTGTCTGGGACTTCCGCCATTgggctcctccctctcctcttcctgctcTTGTTTTTCCTCTGCCTGTGCTGCTGTGGAGGCCAACAGG GTTCCACTGATAATGAGACCAAGAGCCAACCAGATTTTAACAG CTCCAACCCTGCCATGGACTTCTCAGAAGAAAATCCGG ATAGTGTCTCGGTGCACCTCCCACTGGAGGAGGACAGGCAGAGGGACATGCAG gcagattcttttaccactgcttcatctgggaagccccagttctcATTTTGGAGCTCCCCGAAGACTCAAGAATACAGAAGCCTTGTCAGTCGTCAAGAAATTCTGGGATATGAGAGATGGaacatttcctgccatatcagtgaACAAAGGATATCACAGTCACGAGCAATGACGGCCACCATGGCTgctgagctggtgagccctgagggcgctcaggaaggaaagaacacggccatctag